The genomic window CCCGCAACACCACCTGAGTGGAAGGTTCTCATTGTAAGCTGAGTACCCGGTTCACCGATGGACTGAGCAGCAATAATACCAACAGATTCGCCTATATTTACTTTTTCGTTGGTTGCAAGGTTTTTACCGTAACACTTAGCACATACGCCGTGTCTTAAGTGACAACCTAACACTGAACGGATTTTAACTTCTTTGATACCTGCTTCAACAATTTTCTTAGCAATTGCTTCACTAATCATTGTATCTTTATCAACTAAAAGGTTGCCCTTTTCGTCATATAAATCTTCAAGTACAAATCTTCCTCTTAATCTTTCTTCCAAAGATTCTAAAACTCTGTTACCGTCCATAATATCGGAAATAACAATACCTTCGTCAGTTCCGCAGTCGTCTGCACGGATAATTATATCCTGAGATACGTCAACAAGTCTTCTTGTTAAGTAACCCGAGTCGGCAGTTCTTAGCGCAGTATCGGCAAGACCTTTTCTCGCACCACGTGTTGAGATAAAGTATTCCAGAATGTTAAGACCTTCACGGAAGTTCGCACGGATAGGAATTTCGATTGCTTTACCTGTTGTGTTAGCCATAAGACCACGCATACCTGCAAGCTGTCTTATCTGGTTAACACTACCTCTCGCACCTGAGTTTGCCATCATAAATATCGGATTGAATTTATCAAGACCGCCCATAAGTGCTTTTGTAACTTTATCGGTAGTTTTGGTCCATTCTTCAATAACAAGATTATATCTTTCTTCGTCAGAAATAAGACCACGTCTGAATTGTTTTGTGATTTCCAGAACATTGTTTTCTGCTTCGTCAATGAAACCTTTCTTTTCTTTCGGAACAACCATATCCGAAATACTTACTGTTACGGCACCTCTTGTTGAATATTTAAAGCCTAATGCTTTAATTTCATCAAGAACGCTTACTGTATCTGTTGTACCGTGTTCTCTTATGCAGGCATCAATTATTTTACCAAGCATTTTCTTATCGGCAGGAACTGTGATTTCTAAGTCAAAGAAAGTTTCAGGGATTTTACCGTCAACGATTTCTCTGTCTTTAAACTTAAGGTCCTGAGGAATGTTTTCATTAAATATAATCTGACCAACGGTAGCATCTATAAGTTTAGATTCCATCTTGCCGTCAATTTCTTTAAAACTTCTTACTTTGATTGGAGCATGAAGTCCGACAACATTGTTATCATAAGCAAGGATTGCTTCTGAGAAATCAGCAAATATTTTACCTGCACCTTTCTCATTTTCGTCAACAACTGTTAAGTAGTAACTTCCAAGAATCATATCCTGTGTAGGAACTGTAACAGGTTTACCGTCCTGAGGTTTAAGTAAGTTATTTGCAGATAACATTAAAAATCTTGCTTCAGCCTGTGCTTCTGCTGAAAGAGGAAGATGGACAGCCATCTGGTCACCGTCAAAGTCGGCGTTATACGCTGTACAAACAAGAGGATGAAGTTTTAAGGCTCTTCCTTCTACAAGTACAGGTTCAAATGCCTGAATACCAAGCCTGTGAAGAGTAGGAGCACGGTTTAGTAAAACAGGATGTTCTTTGATAACTTCTTCCAAGATATCCCATACTTCGTCTTTTACTCTTTCAACCATTCTCTTGGCACTCTTTATATTGTGAGCCTTGCCTTTTTCAACAAGACATTTCATAACGAAAGGTTTGAAAAGTTCGAGTGCCATTTCTTTAGGAAGACCACACTGATATAATTTAAGTGTAGGTCCTACAACGATAACTGAACGGCCTGAATAGTCAACACGTTTACCAAGTAAGTTCTGTCTGAAACGGCCCTGTTTACCTTTTAATAAATCAGATAATGATTTTAA from Oscillospiraceae bacterium includes these protein-coding regions:
- the rpoC gene encoding DNA-directed RNA polymerase subunit beta'; this translates as MVEFNSFEKIKIGLASPEKIREWSYGEVKKPETINYRTQKPEKDGLFCEKVFGPQRDWECHCGKYKRIRYKGVICDRCGVEVTRSKVRRERMGHIELATPVSHIWYFKGIPSRMGLLLDVTPRVLEKVLYFAAYIVTDAGKTNLMDKQILTEKEYREAREKYGDKFSAGMGAAAVKELLAKIDLDKMSEDLKEEILGATGQKKIKLIKTLEAVEAFRTSGNKPEWMILDVIPVIPPDLRPMVQLDGGRFAASDLNDLYRRVINRNNRLKKLLELNAPDIIVRNEKRMLQEAVDALIDNGRRGKPVVGPGNRPLKSLSDLLKGKQGRFRQNLLGKRVDYSGRSVIVVGPTLKLYQCGLPKEMALELFKPFVMKCLVEKGKAHNIKSAKRMVERVKDEVWDILEEVIKEHPVLLNRAPTLHRLGIQAFEPVLVEGRALKLHPLVCTAYNADFDGDQMAVHLPLSAEAQAEARFLMLSANNLLKPQDGKPVTVPTQDMILGSYYLTVVDENEKGAGKIFADFSEAILAYDNNVVGLHAPIKVRSFKEIDGKMESKLIDATVGQIIFNENIPQDLKFKDREIVDGKIPETFFDLEITVPADKKMLGKIIDACIREHGTTDTVSVLDEIKALGFKYSTRGAVTVSISDMVVPKEKKGFIDEAENNVLEITKQFRRGLISDEERYNLVIEEWTKTTDKVTKALMGGLDKFNPIFMMANSGARGSVNQIRQLAGMRGLMANTTGKAIEIPIRANFREGLNILEYFISTRGARKGLADTALRTADSGYLTRRLVDVSQDIIIRADDCGTDEGIVISDIMDGNRVLESLEERLRGRFVLEDLYDEKGNLLVDKDTMISEAIAKKIVEAGIKEVKIRSVLGCHLRHGVCAKCYGKNLATNEKVNIGESVGIIAAQSIGEPGTQLTMRTFHSGGVAGDDITQGLPRIEELFEARRPKKFAIISDLDGKVSYSESKKKREITVTGEDGQAETYQIAYGYETKVQDGDVIKKGDPITGGSIYPHDILRVQGPEAVWKYLLKEVQMVYRNQGVDINDKHVEVIVRQMMRKVKIEDNGDSSFLTGSLVDTLEYANVNEELIKEGKVPAKGNVVLLGITKASLATDSFLSAASFQETTRVLTEAAIKGKSDPLIGLKENVIIGKLIPAGTGMNIYKDFGYNIKSEDNSEQEEIAN